In Sporosarcina psychrophila, a genomic segment contains:
- the aroC gene encoding chorismate synthase, which translates to MRYFTAGESHGPQLTAIIEGLPAQMELTAEMINGELSRRQGGHGRGRRMQIEKDQVVISSGVRHGKTLGSPVTLTVVNDDWKHWTSIMGVEPLADDVKPEDVKRQITRPRPGHADLVGGMKYGHRDLRNVLERSSARETTMRVAIGAVAKQFLRELGIETVAHVTEIGGFTTNPDTYAGKGTEELRNIIENDPVYCADPEASKLMVQAIDDAKGRGDTVGGVVEVVIEGCPPGIGSYVQFDRKMDGKLAGAMMSINAFKGVEIGLGFEMAKMPGSKVHDEIVWSEEQGYFRKSNRLGGLEGGMTTGMPIVVRGVMKPIPTLYKPLESVDIDTKEPFVATIERSDPCAVPAASVVAEHVIATEMAKAIMEEFRTDTMDGLKKDIEEYRRYVKEF; encoded by the coding sequence ATGAGATATTTCACTGCCGGTGAATCACACGGTCCGCAACTAACAGCAATCATTGAAGGGCTACCTGCTCAAATGGAATTGACTGCTGAAATGATTAATGGGGAACTTTCAAGGCGTCAAGGTGGACATGGTCGCGGAAGACGTATGCAAATAGAAAAAGATCAGGTTGTCATTTCATCAGGTGTCCGCCATGGTAAAACACTTGGGTCACCGGTGACGTTGACTGTTGTTAATGATGATTGGAAACATTGGACATCGATTATGGGGGTAGAACCACTCGCTGATGATGTTAAGCCAGAAGATGTGAAACGACAAATAACGCGTCCAAGACCAGGTCATGCAGATCTTGTGGGCGGCATGAAATACGGTCATCGAGATTTGCGCAACGTTCTAGAACGATCGTCCGCGCGTGAGACGACGATGCGTGTGGCAATCGGTGCGGTTGCAAAACAGTTCCTACGCGAACTGGGTATCGAAACTGTCGCACATGTAACAGAAATTGGGGGATTCACAACAAATCCAGATACATATGCAGGAAAAGGGACGGAAGAGCTCCGTAATATCATCGAGAATGACCCTGTCTACTGTGCAGACCCTGAGGCTTCGAAACTGATGGTCCAAGCAATTGATGATGCGAAAGGCCGTGGAGATACGGTTGGAGGCGTCGTAGAAGTGGTTATTGAAGGATGTCCACCTGGAATCGGGAGCTATGTTCAATTCGATCGGAAGATGGACGGTAAGCTTGCGGGAGCGATGATGAGCATCAATGCGTTTAAAGGCGTTGAGATTGGACTCGGGTTTGAAATGGCAAAAATGCCAGGCAGTAAAGTGCATGATGAAATTGTTTGGAGTGAAGAACAAGGCTATTTCCGTAAATCAAACCGATTGGGTGGCCTTGAAGGTGGAATGACGACAGGTATGCCGATTGTAGTCAGGGGCGTCATGAAACCTATCCCTACCTTGTACAAGCCGCTTGAAAGTGTCGATATTGATACGAAAGAACCGTTTGTTGCTACAATCGAACGTTCAGACCCTTGTGCGGTACCTGCAGCTTCTGTTGTTGCAGAACATGTCATTGCAACTGAAATGGCGAAAGCCATTATGGAAGAATTCCGTACGGACACGATGGACGGTCTAAAAAAGGATATTGAAGAATATAGACGGTATGTAAAGGAGTTTTAA
- the aroB gene encoding 3-dehydroquinate synthase, with the protein MGKLTVAVRDHQYNVHIGQDTYELFATEYAELLGTVDRIAIIADERVAAIYLPLLQKSLQSVNCEISVKTVPAGESCKTSAVYVDCLSFLLNEKFTRDSLLIAFGGGACGDLTGFVAATFMRGIRYLQCPTTILAHDSAVGGKTAINMPEGKNMVGSFHQPVGVLFNTRLFESLPPREIRSGMAELLKHALISNEEWTLELLSTPSFSQPSIEWLSRELLRGIEVKAKIVSEDEFEHSTRKYLNFGHTFGHAVEGVCGFGGLSHGESVMIGMVYSLILSEDTGAVDEALTIRFIQFANTHGYTFQPVHEHGFDVFMNYMEKDKKVSFGKLNFVLLDGIGKPYVKELSKAQCEQAFHQLRQRTKGDVKK; encoded by the coding sequence ATGGGGAAACTTACAGTTGCTGTCCGGGATCATCAATATAACGTCCATATAGGTCAAGATACGTACGAGCTATTCGCCACAGAATATGCTGAACTTCTAGGCACAGTCGACCGAATTGCTATCATTGCGGATGAGCGGGTAGCAGCTATCTACTTGCCGCTGCTACAAAAGTCGTTGCAGTCTGTAAACTGTGAAATTAGTGTAAAAACAGTCCCAGCTGGAGAAAGCTGTAAAACATCCGCTGTGTATGTCGATTGCCTATCTTTTTTGTTAAATGAAAAATTCACCAGGGATTCTCTCCTTATTGCATTTGGGGGAGGCGCATGCGGTGATCTCACTGGGTTCGTCGCTGCGACATTCATGAGGGGGATTAGGTACTTGCAATGTCCTACAACAATCTTGGCTCATGACAGTGCAGTGGGGGGCAAAACGGCAATCAATATGCCGGAAGGGAAAAATATGGTAGGCTCTTTTCATCAGCCAGTCGGAGTTCTATTCAACACAAGGCTCTTCGAATCGCTTCCGCCTCGAGAAATCAGATCGGGTATGGCAGAATTGTTGAAACACGCGCTTATTTCAAATGAGGAATGGACGCTTGAGCTATTGTCTACCCCTTCCTTTTCTCAACCAAGCATTGAATGGTTATCACGCGAATTGTTACGGGGAATCGAAGTTAAAGCGAAAATTGTCTCAGAAGACGAATTTGAGCATTCGACTCGAAAGTATCTAAACTTCGGTCATACATTCGGCCATGCTGTAGAAGGTGTATGTGGTTTCGGTGGTTTAAGCCATGGAGAGTCGGTTATGATTGGCATGGTATACAGTCTTATTTTAAGTGAAGACACTGGCGCGGTTGATGAAGCGTTGACAATTCGATTCATCCAATTTGCAAATACGCATGGCTATACATTCCAACCGGTTCATGAACATGGATTCGATGTATTTATGAATTACATGGAAAAAGATAAAAAAGTCTCTTTCGGAAAGCTTAATTTTGTTTTGCTTGATGGGATAGGAAAACCCTATGTAAAAGAACTGTCAAAAGCGCAATGTGAACAAGCATTCCATCAATTGAGACAAAGAACGAAAGGGGATGTGAAGAAATGA
- the ndk gene encoding nucleoside-diphosphate kinase yields MERTFLMVKPDGVQRNLIGEIVGRFESKGFQLVGAKLMTISQELAEQHYGEHKERPFFGELVDFITSGPVFAMVWEGENVISVGRLMTGATNPKESAPGTIRGDFAVTVGKNIIHGSDAPESAVREIGLFFKEEELVTYDKSMNNWIN; encoded by the coding sequence ATGGAAAGAACATTTTTAATGGTTAAACCAGACGGCGTACAACGTAATCTAATCGGTGAAATCGTGGGTCGTTTCGAAAGTAAAGGTTTCCAACTTGTAGGCGCTAAGCTTATGACAATTTCACAAGAACTTGCTGAGCAACACTACGGCGAACATAAAGAGCGTCCTTTTTTCGGCGAGCTTGTTGATTTCATCACATCAGGTCCTGTATTCGCAATGGTATGGGAAGGCGAAAACGTTATCTCAGTTGGCCGTCTAATGACAGGCGCAACGAACCCGAAAGAATCTGCACCTGGAACAATACGCGGTGACTTCGCTGTTACTGTTGGCAAAAACATCATTCACGGTTCAGATGCTCCAGAATCAGCTGTTCGTGAAATCGGTCTTTTCTTCAAGGAAGAAGAACTTGTTACTTATGACAAATCAATGAACAACTGGATCAATTAA
- a CDS encoding HU family DNA-binding protein yields MNKTELITSVAEAAELTKKDATKAVEAVFDTIQSTLASGEKVQLIGFGNFEVRERAARKGRNPQSGEEIDIAASKVPAFKAGKALKDAVK; encoded by the coding sequence GTGAATAAAACAGAATTGATTACCTCTGTAGCTGAAGCAGCAGAACTAACTAAGAAAGATGCTACAAAAGCTGTCGAAGCTGTATTCGATACGATCCAATCTACTCTTGCAAGTGGTGAGAAAGTACAATTGATCGGTTTCGGTAACTTCGAAGTACGTGAGCGTGCAGCTCGTAAAGGACGTAACCCGCAATCTGGGGAAGAGATCGATATCGCTGCAAGCAAGGTACCAGCTTTCAAAGCAGGTAAAGCGCTTAAAGACGCAGTGAAATAA
- a CDS encoding polyprenyl synthetase family protein, which translates to MEKLKLLSLYGDFRKDLAYIEKELERSLNSSSPIIRQASLHLLRAGGKRIRPIFVILSSKFGNYSLEDVAKVAVSLELVHMASLVHDDVIDDSDMRRGLETVRARWDNRIAMYTGDFIFSRALTSIGEIEIPAIHQLLAETMLEICKGEVIQIDHQRKTNQTIRDYLRRIKRKTALLLSSSCELGALVSGADPANVRKLRRFGYFAGMAFQIVDDILDITSTDEELGKPAGSDLLNGHLTLPILYIKDDVNFQPYMKRSFDGTLTESDREEMLTYIRGTEAIQMAQAVSDLYLQKAMDEINELPDGDANAKKAFMQISAFIGRRKY; encoded by the coding sequence TTGGAGAAATTGAAGTTATTGTCACTTTATGGTGATTTTCGAAAGGATCTCGCTTATATAGAAAAGGAACTTGAACGATCCCTCAATTCATCTTCCCCTATCATTCGGCAAGCATCACTTCACCTGCTTCGTGCGGGTGGAAAAAGGATTCGACCTATTTTTGTTATCCTGTCATCCAAGTTTGGCAACTATTCGTTGGAGGATGTGGCAAAGGTAGCTGTCTCACTTGAGCTTGTCCATATGGCGTCTCTTGTCCATGATGATGTTATCGATGATTCAGATATGCGTCGTGGCCTCGAAACAGTAAGGGCGCGTTGGGATAACAGAATTGCGATGTATACGGGGGACTTCATCTTTTCACGTGCACTTACATCGATAGGTGAGATTGAAATTCCTGCTATTCATCAGCTACTTGCAGAGACTATGCTTGAAATTTGTAAAGGTGAAGTCATCCAGATTGATCATCAGCGAAAAACCAATCAGACGATTCGGGATTATTTGCGCCGCATTAAACGAAAGACCGCACTTCTCCTGTCATCCAGTTGTGAACTTGGTGCGCTTGTTTCAGGAGCGGACCCTGCGAATGTAAGGAAATTGCGTCGCTTCGGTTATTTTGCAGGCATGGCTTTTCAAATTGTCGATGATATTCTTGACATTACATCAACGGATGAAGAGCTTGGAAAACCGGCAGGCAGTGATCTGTTGAATGGTCATCTGACTTTGCCCATCCTATACATAAAAGACGATGTGAATTTCCAACCTTATATGAAGCGGTCGTTTGACGGGACTTTAACGGAATCTGATCGTGAAGAAATGTTGACTTATATTCGCGGTACAGAGGCCATTCAGATGGCGCAAGCTGTGAGCGATTTGTATTTGCAAAAAGCAATGGATGAAATAAATGAGTTGCCTGATGGTGATGCAAATGCTAAAAAGGCATTCATGCAAATATCTGCTTTCATTGGCAGACGTAAGTATTAG
- the folE gene encoding GTP cyclohydrolase I FolE: MNVVDYEKIEKAVSMILEAVGEDPEREGLIDTPKRVAKMYAEVFEGLNKDPKDYFKTVFHENHDEVVLVKDIPFYSMCEHHLVPFFGNAHIAYIPRDGVVAGLSKLARAVETTAKRPQLQERITSTIAEAMMEMLNPIGVYVVIEAEHLCMTMRGIKKPGAKTVTTVARGIYEQDDVKRAEILSLIKMS, translated from the coding sequence ATGAATGTTGTCGATTACGAGAAAATAGAGAAAGCAGTTTCAATGATCCTGGAAGCAGTCGGTGAAGATCCCGAGCGTGAAGGACTGATAGATACTCCAAAGCGTGTCGCAAAGATGTACGCTGAGGTATTTGAAGGTTTGAATAAAGACCCTAAGGATTATTTCAAAACAGTGTTCCATGAAAATCACGATGAAGTCGTACTTGTAAAAGATATACCTTTCTACTCGATGTGTGAACATCACCTTGTGCCGTTTTTTGGGAATGCGCATATTGCATACATACCGCGTGATGGAGTTGTTGCCGGCCTGAGTAAATTAGCGAGAGCCGTCGAAACGACTGCCAAAAGGCCACAACTTCAAGAACGTATCACATCCACAATTGCGGAAGCGATGATGGAAATGCTAAATCCAATCGGTGTCTACGTAGTAATCGAGGCGGAGCACCTGTGTATGACGATGCGAGGCATCAAGAAACCAGGCGCGAAGACAGTGACTACAGTTGCGCGTGGTATTTACGAACAGGACGATGTGAAACGGGCTGAGATCCTATCACTTATTAAGATGTCTTGA
- the aroH gene encoding chorismate mutase — protein MVRGLRGATTVENDEEQAVLEATQALVEEMAKENSVLPGDIISVLISTTTDIKSTFPAKAVRSIDGWIYVPVMCTHEMDVPGAMPLCIRALMHVNTDIPQRYVKHIYQKNAVKLRPDLQK, from the coding sequence ATGGTAAGAGGATTAAGGGGAGCAACGACAGTCGAGAACGACGAAGAACAAGCTGTTCTTGAAGCGACGCAAGCGTTGGTCGAAGAAATGGCGAAAGAGAACAGTGTTTTACCTGGGGATATCATTTCGGTACTTATCTCTACTACGACGGACATCAAATCGACCTTTCCTGCAAAAGCAGTTCGGTCGATTGATGGATGGATATACGTACCGGTTATGTGTACGCATGAGATGGACGTCCCGGGAGCAATGCCATTATGCATCAGAGCGCTTATGCATGTGAATACTGATATTCCGCAACGTTATGTAAAACATATTTATCAAAAAAATGCAGTTAAGTTACGACCGGATTTACAAAAATAA
- a CDS encoding heptaprenyl diphosphate synthase component 1: protein METQKIKLHIENYIGEVENAIREPIVDRDVGRITIDAVKAFILLLPMLNGERWNNRLHTASIAVGAVHAAFDAHDSINVSDATSKQQQLTVLSGDYFSGIHYRLLASLPEFGFIRSLSETIGQINETKTIFHDQLPDGPEKLIETVRIIEAGCITDFLYTFGFAQYVPLASAALSLLWFEEGNAECNSISDKRSRRTMNAADADHAVFQLHAEMQKALDAADYLQPFLQRKIRNLVTPLIGKLN, encoded by the coding sequence ATGGAAACCCAAAAAATTAAACTGCATATCGAAAATTATATAGGTGAAGTAGAGAATGCAATTCGCGAGCCGATTGTGGATAGAGATGTTGGTCGAATAACAATCGATGCTGTAAAAGCCTTTATTCTCCTGTTGCCAATGTTGAACGGGGAAAGGTGGAACAATCGTTTACATACAGCGTCAATCGCAGTTGGTGCTGTTCACGCTGCTTTTGATGCGCATGATTCGATTAATGTATCTGACGCTACATCAAAGCAACAGCAACTTACTGTTTTGTCGGGGGATTATTTCAGCGGAATCCATTATCGGCTACTCGCCTCTCTGCCTGAATTTGGTTTCATCCGTTCCTTGTCTGAAACAATCGGACAAATTAACGAGACAAAAACGATTTTTCACGACCAATTACCAGATGGACCTGAAAAGTTGATTGAAACAGTTAGAATCATCGAAGCAGGGTGTATAACTGATTTTTTATATACATTCGGATTTGCACAATATGTCCCGCTAGCCAGTGCAGCATTGTCGCTTTTATGGTTTGAAGAAGGGAATGCTGAATGCAATTCTATTTCGGATAAGCGTTCACGCCGCACAATGAATGCTGCTGATGCGGATCATGCGGTTTTTCAGCTTCATGCTGAAATGCAAAAAGCACTTGATGCAGCAGATTATCTTCAGCCTTTTTTACAGCGAAAAATCCGTAACCTAGTGACACCGCTAATTGGTAAACTGAATTGA
- a CDS encoding demethylmenaquinone methyltransferase, producing the protein MSISKEQKVHTVFEKISVDYDKMNSVISFNQHKKWRDDIMSRMNVHEGARALDVCCGTADWTIAIAEATGASGHVTGLDFSEGMLEAGRPKVAAYPTITLVQGNAMELPFPDDSFDFVTIGFGLRNVPDYLTVLQEMNRVLKPGGMIACLETSQSELPGYRQLFRFYFNFIMPVLGKIFAKSYKEYSWLQESANDFPGMKQLAQLFTEAGFTGVSFKSYSGGAAAGHVGYKQ; encoded by the coding sequence TTGTCGATATCAAAAGAACAGAAAGTCCACACCGTTTTTGAAAAAATATCCGTCGATTACGATAAGATGAATTCCGTGATCAGTTTCAACCAACATAAGAAATGGCGCGATGACATCATGTCACGCATGAACGTCCACGAAGGTGCTCGTGCATTGGACGTGTGTTGTGGAACTGCTGATTGGACAATCGCTATTGCAGAGGCGACAGGTGCCTCTGGGCATGTGACAGGACTCGATTTCAGTGAAGGCATGTTAGAAGCCGGCCGGCCGAAAGTTGCAGCATATCCAACTATTACGCTTGTACAAGGAAATGCTATGGAGTTGCCGTTCCCTGACGATTCGTTCGATTTTGTTACGATTGGTTTCGGATTGCGTAACGTACCGGATTATCTAACAGTTTTACAAGAAATGAATCGTGTCTTAAAGCCAGGTGGAATGATTGCATGTCTAGAAACTTCTCAATCTGAACTTCCAGGCTACAGGCAATTATTCCGATTTTATTTCAATTTCATCATGCCCGTTCTCGGGAAAATTTTTGCGAAAAGTTACAAAGAATATTCATGGCTTCAAGAATCGGCAAATGATTTTCCGGGGATGAAACAACTTGCCCAGCTATTTACGGAAGCGGGCTTCACTGGAGTGTCCTTTAAGTCATACAGTGGCGGCGCCGCGGCTGGTCACGTTGGATATAAACAATAA
- a CDS encoding CheR family methyltransferase, whose amino-acid sequence MPDYAVFIGNVKKKTGIDLSLYKEAQMKRRLTSLYEKRGYRNFIEYYEAIHNDKVLLEEFLDRMTINVSEFYRNAQRWDVLEKKIFPKLLAQSKKLKIWSAACSTGEEPYSIALVLLSHVPLRDISILATDLDLGVIERAKVGLYPERALKEVPTSIVKQHFVNEGHFYQVKDDIKRTVTFKQQNLLEDRYDTGFDLIVCRNVMIYFTEEAKDQIYTNFSKSLKQGGILFVGSTEQIFNPSKYGLESEDTFFYRKI is encoded by the coding sequence TTGCCGGATTATGCTGTATTTATTGGAAACGTCAAGAAAAAGACGGGTATCGATCTGTCACTTTATAAAGAAGCACAGATGAAAAGAAGACTCACTTCTCTATATGAGAAAAGAGGGTACCGAAATTTCATAGAGTATTATGAAGCTATACATAATGATAAAGTGCTACTTGAGGAATTTCTTGATCGGATGACCATCAACGTTTCTGAATTCTACCGCAATGCCCAGCGCTGGGATGTGCTGGAAAAGAAGATATTCCCCAAGCTCCTTGCTCAAAGTAAAAAACTGAAGATTTGGAGTGCTGCCTGTTCCACGGGTGAAGAACCATATTCGATAGCACTCGTTTTATTATCACATGTGCCACTGCGTGATATATCAATCTTGGCGACAGATCTGGATTTAGGCGTCATTGAACGAGCGAAAGTCGGTTTATACCCTGAAAGAGCTTTGAAGGAAGTGCCTACCTCAATCGTGAAACAGCATTTTGTCAATGAAGGTCATTTTTATCAGGTGAAGGATGACATCAAACGGACTGTGACATTTAAGCAACAAAATTTGTTAGAAGACCGATACGATACAGGGTTCGATTTAATTGTCTGCCGCAATGTAATGATTTACTTCACAGAAGAAGCGAAAGATCAGATTTACACGAACTTCTCCAAATCGCTTAAACAGGGTGGGATTCTTTTTGTGGGAAGTACAGAACAGATTTTCAATCCTTCAAAATACGGATTAGAATCAGAAGACACATTTTTTTATAGGAAAATTTAA
- the mtrB gene encoding trp RNA-binding attenuation protein MtrB produces MTQTDYIVIKAKEDGVNVIGLTRGNDTKFHHTEKLDRGEVMIAQFTDHTSAMKIRGKADVHTAYGVLSSEGKD; encoded by the coding sequence ATGACACAAACCGACTATATCGTTATAAAAGCGAAAGAAGACGGCGTGAACGTAATCGGTCTGACACGAGGAAACGATACGAAGTTTCATCATACGGAAAAATTAGACCGTGGTGAAGTGATGATCGCACAATTTACTGATCATACGTCAGCAATGAAAATACGTGGCAAAGCTGACGTTCATACCGCATACGGTGTCTTGTCAAGCGAAGGGAAAGACTAA